The Paraburkholderia hospita DNA segment GCGAACGCCGTCAACTGGATTGCCGTCTGGCGGCGCAACTATCTGGTGTGGCGCAAGCTCGCGCTCGCGTCGATGTTCGGCAATCTCGCCGATCCGATGATCTACCTGTTCGGCCTCGGCTTCGGCCTGGGGCTCATGGTCGGATATGTCGACGGTGTCTCGTACATCTCGTTCCTCGCGGCGGGCACGGTGGCGTCGAGCGTGATGATGTCGGCGAGCTTCGAGTCGATGTATTCGGGCTTTTCGCGGATGCACGTACAGCGCACCTGGGAAGCGATCATGCACACGCCGCTCACACTCGGCGACATCGTGCTCGGCGAGGTCGTGTGGGCGGCCAGCAAGGCTGTGCTGTCGGGCGCCGCCATCATGGTCGTGGCGGGCGCGCTCGGTTATGCGAGCTTTCCGTCGATGCTCATCGCATTGCCCGTCATCGTGCTGGCGGGGCTTGCGTTTGCGAGCACGGCGATGATCGTGACGGCGCTCGCGCCCTCGTACGATTTCTTCATGTTCTATCAGACGCTGGTGCTCACGCCGATGCTGTTGCTCTCGGGCGTGTTCTTTCCGCTGTCGCAATTGCCGCACGCTGCGCAGTTCGCCGCGCAACTGCTGCCGCTCGCCCACACCGTCGACCTTATCCGTCCAGCGCTGCTCGACCGTCCGATGAACGACGCGGCGCTGCACGTGGCCGTGCTGGCCGCGTATGTGGTGGTGCCGTTCTGCGTATCGGCGGTGCTGTTCCGCCGCCGCATGATGCGCTGAGGGCGCCGCGCGCAGGTTCATACGCGGCGGCGCCCTCAAGCCGATTCAATCAGATCACTCTTCGTCGTCCGACCACGGCACGTCGACGTCCGAGATGAACTCGACCGTCGCGAACGGCCCGCCTTCCTGGCGACCGATCTTGCCGTCCGCGCGATGCCATTCCACGCGGAACATCGTACCCGGATCGTCGGAGCGCAAACGGATCGTGCGCAACTCTTCCGGATCGGCTTCCTCGACGGGGCCATCGAGCGAAACGAGCAGCGCCTGCGGCCACATGCCGTCGACGGGATCGTAAATGCGGTCGCCGTCGGGAATCGACGTATGCGCTTCGACGCCGATCGTCGCCGATGCGTCGATGATCATCTTGCCCAATGCGCGCAGCACGGCTGTTGCGCGTGCCGAGTTGGCCTGACGGATAGCGAGATCCCCGCGCGTCAGCGCCTGCTCGAGTTTCGGATTGGTCTTTTGTTGGGCCATGCGATGTCCTGAATTATCTGGTTGGCGCTTGCACGCCGTTTTCTGCAGCTGAATGATTCGTCCTGTCTTGCGCCGCGTTGGCAGCATGAACGGGCGCCATCGTAGCATTTGCGTCCGTCCGCCTGCGTCTTGCAGTGCAACAAGGCAACGCCCATGCAACCAGGCGATGCATGCGATCGCGCGCTTGCCTCCCCAGTTTAGGACGAGATTCGCCGCCGCGACGCCGCGTTTTAATTACAAGCGCTTGCTCAGAAGCCGAGCGCCACGGCCAGCAGCCCGGCCAGCACGCCGAACGCGACCACGCCGACGGCGACGACGCTCAGCACGCGCGGCCGGAACGAGCGCGCGAGCATCGCGAGCGACGGCACGCTGATGGGCGGCAGCGTCATCAGCAGCGCGCCCGCAGGCCCGACGCCCATACCGAGCGACAGCATCGCCTGAACGATGGGCACCTCGCCCGCCGTCGGGATCACGAACAGCGTGCCCGCGACGGCCAGCGCGACGATCCATACGATGTCGTTGCCGATCTCCGGCCCGACTTGCGGAAAGAGCCACGCGCGCGCCGCGCCGAGCAGCAGGACCAGCACGATGTATTCCGGCACGAGGCGTACGGCCATCCGCGCGAAGATCGACAGCCAGCGCGCGAACGGATTGCCGTCACGCTGCTCGCCGACCAGTTCGACGAGGTGCGCGTCGGCCGCTTGCGCTTCCGTGGGTGTCACGAGCCGGTTCGCCAGATAGCCGAGGCCGAACACCATCGCGATGCCGAGCACGAGCCGCAACCCGGCCCAGTGCCAGCCGAGCACGAAGCCCATGAACACGAGCGTCGCGGGGTTGAGGACCGAATTGCCGAGCCAGAACGCGATCGCGCCGCCCGGCGAAGCCTGCCGCGCACGCAGTCCGGCGACGACGGGCGCCGCGCAGCACGTGCACATCATGCCCGGCAGCGCGAGCAGGCCGCCCGCCGCGACGCTGCCGAAGCCCGTCTTGCCGAGCAGCCGCGCGACCCAATGCGCGGGCAGCAGCGCCTGCACGGCCGAGCCGAGCAGCAGGCCGAGCACCATCGCCTGCCAGATCGCCTTACCGTACGCGAGCGCGTAGGCCAGCGCCGCGCTCCACGACGGCGCAGGCGGGCTCGACGCCTTGCCCATCAGGATCGACGCGCCGATCGAATGCGTCGATGCCGCCGTGAACGCGCGGTTGTAATACGGAAACCATTTGACGTAGAAGAGCCCGACGATGGCGAGCAGCACGAAAATCGGCCAGGTCGAGGCGGCGGACGAAGTGGTGGGACGCGTAGCGTTCATCGTCGTGGGGATTGGTCGTTGTGTTGTTGACTACGTTGCCGCTCGTACGGCATGCGCGGGCTCGCGCGCCGTCTGGGCTGCCGCATCGGCACGCGGCAGCGGTCACTCTACACGGATCGAACGGGATCGTAAAAAGTGGGGACGAAAGCGGCGCGACGGGTGGTTTTTATCCACGACCGCGTGCTGTTGAACGTGGCGCTGGGTGCGTTCGTGCACTTGCCGCCAGCGCACCGCGACATTGGCATCGCGGCGCGCGGCGTGCCGCTCAGGGCGCGGGGTTCGGCTGCAGTTCGTGCAGCGCGTCGATTTCGGCAAGCGCTTCCGGCGACAGCTTCACATTGGCGCTCGCGATATTCTCTTTCAACTGATCGAGCGACGTCGCACCGATCAGATTGCTCGTCAGGAACGGCCGGCTGTTGACGAATGCGAGCGCGAACTGCGCGGGCGACAGGCCGTGGCGCTTCGCAAGCTCGACGTAACGTGTCGTTGCCTGCACGGCTTGCGGCTTGCTGTAGCGCTGGAAGCGCTCGAATAGCGTGATGCGCGCGCCCGCCGGACGCGCACCGCCTTCGTACTTGCCCGACAGCCAGCCGAACGCGAGCGGCGAATACGCGAGCAGCCCGACATGCTCGCGATGTGAGAACTCCGACAGCCCCGCTTCGAACGTGCGGTTCAGCAGGCTGTACGGATTCTGGATCGACACGATGCGCGGCAAACCGAGCTTCTCCGACGCGCGCAGAAATTGCGCGACGCCCCAAGGCGTTTCGTTCGATACGCCGATATGACGCACCTTCCCTTCCTTCACGAAATCCGCCAGCACGCTGAGCGTCTCTTCGATGGGCACCGTGTATGCATCGTCGATCCACGGATACGCCGGGCGGCCGAACGTCATCGTGCTGCGATCGGGCCAGTGCAGCTGGTACAGATCGACGTAGTCCGTTTGCAGACGCTTGAGACTGTCGTTCAGCGCCTCGGTGAGATTCTTGCGGTCGTACTGGTTGCCCTCGCCGCGAATGTGACGCGGGTTGTGCGGCTGACGCGCGGGACCTGCGATCTTCGTCGCGAGCACGATCTTGTCGCGCATACTGCGATGCTGCGCGATCCACGTGCCGATGTAGCGCTCCGTCAAGCCCTGCGTCTCCGGACGCGGCGGCACCGGGTACATCTCGGCGGCGTCGATCAGCGTAACGCCCTGGTCGAGCGCGTAATCGATCTGCTCGTGCGCGTCGCGCTCCGTGTTCTGCTCGCCCCACGTCATCGTGCCGAGACCGATCAGGCTGACCTTCACATCCGTATCGCCGAGTCTGCGGTATTCCATCGCCTGGTTCCTGTTCGTGTTCTTGCGGGTGATAAATCGGGAAAAGGCGAAATTACCATGTCCGCGCGAACCGCGTGCGTGGCTAGAATAGCGGCTGGCCGCGCCGGCACATGACCAGGCATCTGGCCAGGCGCGTGGCCGGTTTCGATGCGCTTACAACGTTCGGAGAGTCATGTCGATGTCAGATACGCCGTCCACGTCATCCGTCCCGTCGCACGGACGGCAGTCGCTGATCGTGACGCTCGTGGCCGCGGCGTTTTTCATGGAGAACCTCGACGGCACGATCATCGCGACCGCGCTGCCGCAGATGGCGCAGTCGTTCAACGTGCATGCCGTCGATCTCTCCATCGGCATCACGTCGTATCTGCTGACGCTCGCCGTGTTCATCCCGATCAGCGGCTGGACCGCCGACCGCTTCGGCGTACGCAACGTGTTCACGGCGGCGCTCGCGGTGTTCACGGCGTCGTCGGTTGTATGCGGGATGACGAACGGGCTCGTCGAGTTCACGGCGGCGCGCATCGTGCAGGGCATCGGCGGCGCGATGATGGTGCCCGTCGGGCGGCTCGCCGTCTTGCGCGCGACGCCCAAGGACGGCCTGATGCGCGCGATCTCGATCATCACCTGGCCCGGCCTCGTCGCGCCCGTGCTCGGACCGCCGCTCGGCGGCTTCATCACGACGTACTCGTCGTGGCGCTGGATCTTCTATCTGAATGTGCCGCTTGGGATTCTCGGCATCGTGCTCGCGTGGCGCTTTATCGGCGCGGAAGGTGAATCGCAGAAACGTCCGTTCGACGGCATCGGCTTCGCGCTGTGCGGCATCGCGGGCACGGCCGTCATGTATGCGATGGAACTGCTCGGACGCTCGGATGCGCCGTGGCGCGAAGCGCTCGCGTTTCTCGCGGGCGGGTTCGGCGCGGGCATCGGCGCCCTCTTTCATCTGCGCCGCAGCGCGCATCCTGTTGTCGATCTGTCGGCGTTTCGTGTGAAGACGTTTGCTGTCGCGATGGGCGGCGGCTCGTTGTTTCGCGTGTCGATCAGCGCCGTGCCGTTTCTGCTGCCGCTGATGTTCCAGCTCGGCTTCGGCATGAATGCGTTCCATTCGGGGCTGCTGACGCTCATCGTGTTCGCTGGCAACCTGTCGATGAAGCTCGTGACGACGCCCGTGATGCGGCGCTTTGGCTTTCGTCCGGTATTGCTCGTGAATGGCGCGCTCGCGGCGATCAGCATTGCGGCGATGAGTCTGCTGACGGCTGCGACGCCGCTCGTCCCGATGGCCGTCGTGCTGTTTGCTAGCGGCTTGTCGCGCTCGCTGCAGTTCACTGCGGTCAACACGCTTGCGTTCGCTGATGTACCGAAGCCGCAGATGAGCGGCGCATCGACGTTATCGAGCACACTCTCGCAAATGACGATGGGTATGGGCGTCGCGCTCGGCGCGATCGCACTGCGGGTTGCAGCGTGGCTGCATGGACATGAAGCGCAGTCGGTGACGCCGGCCGATTTCAGCATTGCTTTCCTGCTGGTGGCGGCCGTCGGGCTGGTGGCGATCGTCGATGTGTTCGGGCTCGAACGCGATGCAGGCGCGCATGTAAGCGGGCATCATCGGCGGAAACGGGTTTGAGATGCCCGGCGCTGAACAGGTGGACTTGAAATGAATGTCGAACAGTTTGAATTACTCGTGACGCGCACGATGCCTTACGGCAAATACAAAGGCCGCGTGATCGCCGATCTGCCGGGACATTATCTGAACTGGTTTGCGCGCGAAGGATTTCCGCCTGGCGAGATCGGCAGGCTGCTCGCGTTGATGCACGAGATCGATCACAACGGCTTGAAGGAGTTGCTGAAGCCGTTGCGGAAGGGATGAATCTGCGGTTGACCTGATGCGCGCGCGTTCAATTCTTTGAACGACAGCGCGTCGCATGTCACGGACGCCAAAACAAAAACGGCATTGCGATTTCTCGCAATGCCGTTTCTGAATTCTTTGGGGTGGCTGATGGGACTCGAACCCACGACGACAGGAATCACAATCCAGCCGTCAAAATCGCCCTAAGCCTTGACAGGGAAGGATCGGCCTAAATAATCTCGGAACAAAATACACTCTGACAACAACGGTTTTATGCGGGTTTCAGGGCAGTCGTTCTGAAATTTTCTTCGCCGAATTCGCGCAAAAAAGACGCTCGCATTCCTGCACCCCATGCGGGGTTTCACTCGCCAGAGAAGCGCATTAGTATTGGCGATCGATCAGATTCGTCTAATGCATGCTGTTTTTTTGAGCGTCTCAAGCCGGCATGTGGACGACTTCCTTGATTCGGTATTAGACACAAATTGAACATCAGACCGGGGGCAAAAATGGACCTGCAAGAGGAAAGTAGACGTAGGGTACGAGCGTCGCTTTTTGAGTGGAAACAGCAAACAGACGGCCTCTTCAAAGAATGGATTCTCGAAACCGTAAAGACTCTGGCGCTGCTAAACAGCGCTGGCCTCGCCGGCGTCGCGGCAATCTTCGCGAGCGACGGTGTGGCGAAAGCGATGCTAGGAAATTACCCATCGGCCGCTCTATTTATGGTCGGACTCATGGCTGCCGGATTTGATATGTATTTCAACGCGCAAGGATGGCTGGGCAGGAACATCGAAATATTCGAGCGTATCAAGCGCTTTGACGCCGATGAGTTGGAAGCGAGGCGTGCGTTCGAAATGACCCGCAAGGGAGAAAGGTGGTTCGTCGCAGCTAGCATCGCTGGATGGACATCAGCCGTTATGTTCGTCCTTGGCGCATGGCCATTCATTAGGACCGCGTTCGGGCAGGTCGCGCACTTGATCTGCGGCAAATAGGGAGCGCATGCGGGAGAGTGGTCTATACTGTATATCCGCACAGTATCAGAGGCGGTCATGAGCACTGTTCCGGCCCCACAACCTGAAAGCATTCACCCGTCGCTCTGGCGCGCGTCACAGTTGGCGCGCGGCCGGATTTCGACAGTCGAGACCGGATACCCGTCCCTATCGGCGGAATTGCCCGGCGGAGGATGGCCTATCAGCTCACTCATCGAGATACTGGCGCAGACCCACGGGTGCGGAGAAATGCGGCTGATCGCGCCAGCGCTCGCGAAATTATCGGCGCCAATCTTGTTGCTCAGCCCACCGGCTGAACCGTCGGCACACGGCTTAGCGTATGCCGGCATCTCGCCGGAGCGGCTCATCCTAGTCCGCGCGCAGCAAGCACGCGATCAGCTATGGTCAGCCGAACAGGCTCTGACCGCCGGCACGTGCGCCGCAGTGTTGCTCTGGCAAAAGCACGTGCGCACCGACTCTCTACGCCGTCTCCTTCTTGCCGCAAGATCGAGCACAACGATTTTCTTCGTCATGCGCCATTTGAGCGAAGCCCGCGACGCATCGCCGGCGGACCTGAGGGTCGCGGTGAGACCTTCCGAAGTAGGCGCATCGGTTGAGATCCTGAAGCGCAAAGGCCCGCGCTTCGAGGGTTCGCTCGACATTGACCTCCAACCGGCTACCGCGCTCATCAGCAGCCGCAGTCGCAACCGCGTGCGCCGTAGCGTCACGCCGGACATTGCACCGGCCCGCATTCCGGTCGACGTACCTGCGTAGTGAATCAGGCTCGATTCGTGCGGCACCTACGGCAAGGAGGTGGTGCCGTGAATACTACCGAGTTCATCCAACAAGCTGAGCGTCAGGCGAAAATCGTCGAAGCGCTCCTTCTCGCTCGCTATACACTCGTCATACATGACAGCAATATCATCAGGTGCGAGGGCGAGGAATGGACGCTGGACTTTCGCCCAGAGATCGAAGTCATAGACGCTGCGCTCGAACTCGCAGGGATCGATACGACGCAACCGATGATTGCGCCTGCCCGGCGACGCGATGACGATTCCGATGGCGGTGATGATTGAAGCTACAGATCTGATGCACTCGACGTTGCAAACGCGT contains these protein-coding regions:
- a CDS encoding ABC transporter permease, whose protein sequence is MDLRTYNTPEHAATRERFAALPANAVNWIAVWRRNYLVWRKLALASMFGNLADPMIYLFGLGFGLGLMVGYVDGVSYISFLAAGTVASSVMMSASFESMYSGFSRMHVQRTWEAIMHTPLTLGDIVLGEVVWAASKAVLSGAAIMVVAGALGYASFPSMLIALPVIVLAGLAFASTAMIVTALAPSYDFFMFYQTLVLTPMLLLSGVFFPLSQLPHAAQFAAQLLPLAHTVDLIRPALLDRPMNDAALHVAVLAAYVVVPFCVSAVLFRRRMMR
- a CDS encoding permease — encoded protein: MNATRPTTSSAASTWPIFVLLAIVGLFYVKWFPYYNRAFTAASTHSIGASILMGKASSPPAPSWSAALAYALAYGKAIWQAMVLGLLLGSAVQALLPAHWVARLLGKTGFGSVAAGGLLALPGMMCTCCAAPVVAGLRARQASPGGAIAFWLGNSVLNPATLVFMGFVLGWHWAGLRLVLGIAMVFGLGYLANRLVTPTEAQAADAHLVELVGEQRDGNPFARWLSIFARMAVRLVPEYIVLVLLLGAARAWLFPQVGPEIGNDIVWIVALAVAGTLFVIPTAGEVPIVQAMLSLGMGVGPAGALLMTLPPISVPSLAMLARSFRPRVLSVVAVGVVAFGVLAGLLAVALGF
- a CDS encoding NADP(H)-dependent aldo-keto reductase, yielding MEYRRLGDTDVKVSLIGLGTMTWGEQNTERDAHEQIDYALDQGVTLIDAAEMYPVPPRPETQGLTERYIGTWIAQHRSMRDKIVLATKIAGPARQPHNPRHIRGEGNQYDRKNLTEALNDSLKRLQTDYVDLYQLHWPDRSTMTFGRPAYPWIDDAYTVPIEETLSVLADFVKEGKVRHIGVSNETPWGVAQFLRASEKLGLPRIVSIQNPYSLLNRTFEAGLSEFSHREHVGLLAYSPLAFGWLSGKYEGGARPAGARITLFERFQRYSKPQAVQATTRYVELAKRHGLSPAQFALAFVNSRPFLTSNLIGATSLDQLKENIASANVKLSPEALAEIDALHELQPNPAP
- a CDS encoding MFS transporter — its product is MSMSDTPSTSSVPSHGRQSLIVTLVAAAFFMENLDGTIIATALPQMAQSFNVHAVDLSIGITSYLLTLAVFIPISGWTADRFGVRNVFTAALAVFTASSVVCGMTNGLVEFTAARIVQGIGGAMMVPVGRLAVLRATPKDGLMRAISIITWPGLVAPVLGPPLGGFITTYSSWRWIFYLNVPLGILGIVLAWRFIGAEGESQKRPFDGIGFALCGIAGTAVMYAMELLGRSDAPWREALAFLAGGFGAGIGALFHLRRSAHPVVDLSAFRVKTFAVAMGGGSLFRVSISAVPFLLPLMFQLGFGMNAFHSGLLTLIVFAGNLSMKLVTTPVMRRFGFRPVLLVNGALAAISIAAMSLLTAATPLVPMAVVLFASGLSRSLQFTAVNTLAFADVPKPQMSGASTLSSTLSQMTMGMGVALGAIALRVAAWLHGHEAQSVTPADFSIAFLLVAAVGLVAIVDVFGLERDAGAHVSGHHRRKRV
- a CDS encoding DUF3820 family protein; the encoded protein is MNVEQFELLVTRTMPYGKYKGRVIADLPGHYLNWFAREGFPPGEIGRLLALMHEIDHNGLKELLKPLRKG
- the imuA gene encoding translesion DNA synthesis-associated protein ImuA encodes the protein MSTVPAPQPESIHPSLWRASQLARGRISTVETGYPSLSAELPGGGWPISSLIEILAQTHGCGEMRLIAPALAKLSAPILLLSPPAEPSAHGLAYAGISPERLILVRAQQARDQLWSAEQALTAGTCAAVLLWQKHVRTDSLRRLLLAARSSTTIFFVMRHLSEARDASPADLRVAVRPSEVGASVEILKRKGPRFEGSLDIDLQPATALISSRSRNRVRRSVTPDIAPARIPVDVPA